Part of the Candidatus Hydrogenedentota bacterium genome, CTAAGCCATCTTGAGGCGGCAAGCCTGACCCTGGTTGGCGGAACGGTGTGGGAGGCCCTGGTCGTACGTGCGGCGCTAAGAGTGGGGGAAAGCATTCTGGTACACGGAGGCGCGGGAGGCGTCGGCCATGTGGCGATCCAGCTCGCGAAGGCCATGGGAGCGCGGGTCTTTACGACGGTGAGCGAAGCGAAGTTTGAGTTCGCACAAAGTCTGGGGGCCGACGTGCTCATCGACTACAAAAGGGAAGATTATGTCGACGCCGTCATGCGGGAAACGGGTGGCCGCGGCGTCGATGTCGTGTTCGACACCATCGGCGGCGACACCTTATCGCGCAGCCCCGACACGCTCGCGCAACTTGGCCGCGTTGTCTCGATCGTGGATACCGCACAGCCACAGAACGTCATTCAGGCGTGGGGGAAGAACGCGAGCTATCACTTCGTTTTCACACGGCAGAACCGCGGCAAGCTGGATGAGTTGAGCGCATTGATAGAGCGCGGCCAGATGAAGCCGCACATTGGCGCCATCTATCCGCTTTCCGATATTCCGCTCGCCCATGCCCGGCTGGAGACTCCCAATAACGGTATTCAAGGAAAGATCGCAATTGCAGTCGACCGCCGGCTTTGCGAATCCATGGAGTAAGTAAAGGAAAGCCGATGCCCTCCGGCAACGTGGCATCCGACCCCTCAGTGCAACGGCGTGAGGCGTATATCGCGGAGGCGGGCGGTATTTCTCCGGAGCGCGCTGAGGCCTTGTTTCGGCTGAGGGCGAGGCGTTCATACAGGCAGGAGGCTACCTGGCGCTTGAGTTCGCGAACAGACCAGTTTGAATTGTTGGCTTCAACGGCGTAGAAATCGCGCTCGTCAAGGTCATCGATGGCGAGAAGCGTTATGTAATGTGTCCAGGTTAGGGGGAGCAAATTTTCCGGAAGGGCCGTCTGCGATTCCGGGGAACCCGCCAGCGCGCGCTTGCTCGCCCGCCCTGGATTTGATTTCGCAATCGGTGATTGCGAAATCTCCATCGTCTCATCTCGAATCCACAGGAAGAATTTGCGCATATATTCAAGGTTCCTCCGGGAGAACCCACGCCCGAATTCCTTCGTTAGCTGCTCCGAGAGCAACTTGAGTAACGCCGACCCGTATTCGGCGCGCGCCGAACCTTTTTGCTCTTGTTCGACTATACGCCGTCCAATTTCGAAGTTTGTCGTAACGTGCAGCGTGTTGATCGCGCGGGAGGCGGAATACCGAGCGGACGTTATAAGCTCGCGAACTTCCCGGATGAGCGTCCCGAGTTCCTGCGTAGTATCCGCTTTCGTGGAGATCGCCTTCTTGCGAGAGCTTGTCTTCCTGGACATGGTGAATGAGCTCCCTCGGGTACTCCCCGCTTTCGGCAAGGTACACGTTATGGCCTATGCCAAAATAGCATACTCAAAGTAGGCTGCTTGCCTCACTGCTCCCCATACGCCTCCCGCGCTTCCCGATACAGCCGGCCCTCCCCGGTCATGGCGTGCGCGCGCGTGGTCGCTTCGGCCATGGTCCGGGGCGGGGCCTGGCCGTCGGGCCACCAGTCCGCGCCGGGGACCCAGTATTCGCCGCCGTGTTCGTAGGCGCCGATGTCGGGCGCGGCGCCCTGGAAACCGTTGTTGACGCCGGGGATGGGGGCGCCGCCGTCGATGAGAGGGCCGCCGGGCGCGGGGCGGAGGTCGGGGGCGTCTTCGTCGGGGCTGACGAAGAGCGCGGCTTCCCCGCCGGACGGGATACGGTGGTTGTGGTGGATCGCGGGGGATTCCGGAACATCCACGACGTAATCGCGCGCGGCCTTCTGCTCGTCGCTCATGGCGCGGTACTCGCGGAGGTCGAGGCGGTCGGCGAGGCGGTAGACGGCGTTGTTCTGCACGGGCCAGTCGGACACCACCTCCACCTGCTTCTGCTTGACCAGGAGGAGGGGGTGATCGGGATTGTTCACGAAGATGGTGTTGTGGAAGATGCGGAAGTCGTAGCCATTGGCCTTGCCCCCGGCCTTGCAGTTCCACACGACGTTGTGGTGGATCAGGACCTGCTCGCCGTCCTGATCGCAGCGCAGGCCGATCCCGTTGATGTCGTGGATCCAGTTGTGGTGGAAGCCGGTCCACGCGCGGTTGGCGCCCTTGGGGATGTACAGCGCGGAGACATCGGTGCAGTAGCGGCCCAGGTTGAACAGGTGGTTATACGCGGCCGTTCCGGGGCCTGGCCCGAAGAGGTAGATGCCGACGCCGCTCCCGTTGAAGATGGTGCAGCGCGCGATGGTGTTGCCTTCCTCGGTGGAGTAGGCCCAGCGCGCCGCGTCATCCCCGGCCCCGGCGGCGGGCCGGCGATCATACTCCAGCACGACATTCGGGTCGCCGTGGCGCCCGTGGCGGCTGCCCTCCGTGACGATGCCGTTCTCGATGCGGTTGGCGCGCCCGGACACATGGATGGACGTTCCCGGCGCGTATTGCACGAGGCACGCGCGCAGCAGGCAATGCTCCCCCCGCACCGTGACCGGACGCTGATCTTCCTTCACCTGCGGGTTGTCGCGCATGGAGAGCAGCTCGTAGGGATACAGGAATCTGCACGCGTCGATGCTTGCCCGGCGCGCGCGTGTGAAGGTCGCCGTGCAGCCGAAGAAGGTGATGCCCCGGATCTCGACGTGCTCGACGCCGTCGCCCGTGAAGCCTTCGGCGCGCCGTTTTACATGGACCGCCCCGGGCGCGGGCGCCTCGCCGACGGGCGGGATAAACAGGAGTTCCTTCGCCTGATCGTCGTAGAACCACTCCTCGGACGCGTCCAGCAGCGCGCGGTGATCAAACACGTAATAGCGGTTGTTCTCGAGACCGAAGGTGTTGATGCGGTCCGTGCGGCCATCCTCGCCGGTGAGCCGCTGGTTGTCGTAGAAGTCCCGGTCGTCCCAGCGCAGGCCGGGCCGGCCCGCTTCGTGCTCCAGGATGGCGCGGCTGAAGGCGTTGTTGCCCTTGCCGAGCTTGATGACGAGCCGCGCGCCCGCCAGGCTTTCGCCCAGGGCCGCCAGCTCCGGGCTCATGACGAGCCCGCGCGCCGATCCCGCGCCGGTGCGACCCCATTTCTTCGCATCTTCCCAATTCTCTTGAAAAGTCATGTTGGGCCAGCGGGAAAGCATCATCGCCCGGCCCTGGAAAAACACCTGGTCCGTAGTCTCGTCCAGCGGCGTGCGGAATATGCGGCCATCCGCCGAGGTCCAGGGCGTGTCCACCGGCTCGGTCCCATCGAGGATGACCTCCTCGCCCGGGGCGGCCTGAAAGACGATCGGCATGTCGGGCGCGCCGGATTGCGTCAGCCGCACGCGCTCCCGGTAGCGCCCGCCATGGATGAGGCACGTCTGCCCCGGCTGAATCGCGTCCGCCGCGCGCTGGATCGTGCGGAACGGGGCCACCTCCGATCCGTCCTGCGCGTCGCTGCCCCACGGCGCGACATGGAGCGTGGCCGGCGCGGCGGGCGCGGGGCTTGCGGCAAGCAACACCACTGCGGCGATGCGGGCTATGGTTCGCATGCGGGACGTTTCCTCATCCATTGTCGCGGCGGGCCGGGGCGCACGATCCGAGTTTTGTGTGAGGTTCCCTTACGCGAGGATGGCCTTGATCGGATACGCCGGCTCCACGCCGGTGAGCCGCTGGTCGAGGCCCTGGAAGGGGAAGCTCAGTTTGTTGTGGTCCACGCCGAGCTGGTGCAGCATGGTTGCGTGCAGATCCCGGACATGGACGGGGTCCTTCACGATGTTGTAGCAGAAGTCGTCGGTTTCGCCGTGGCTGATCCCGCCCTTGATGCCGCCGCCCGCCATCCAGGTGGTGAAGCAGCGGGGGTGGTGATCGCGCCCGTAGTCCGTGCGGTCGTTTTCCTTCATGCCCTGGGCGTAGGTCGTCCGACCGAACTCGCCGGCGAAGACCACGAGGGTGTCGTCGAGGAGGCCGCGCTGCTTGAGGTCCTGGAGGAGGCCCGCGATGGGCTGGTCCACGTCCCGGGCCTGGCCGCGAATATTCTCCGGAAGGCGGGTGTGGTGGTCCCAGCCGCGGTGGAACAGCTGCACAAAGCGCACGTCGCGCTCGGCCATGCGCCGCGCCAGCAGGCAGTTGCGCGCGAAGGAGCCCACCGTATCCACCTCTGGCCCATACATGGCCATGGTTGCGGGGCTTTCATCGGAGAGATCCGTCAGTTCGGGAACGGACAGCTGCATGCGGAAGGCCATTTCCTGCTGCGCGATCGAGGTGCGGGTTTCCGGGTCGCCCGTGACGGCTTCCTGCTCCGCGTTCACTTTCGCCACGAAGTCGAGCATCTTGCGCCGGGCCTCGCGGGTGACGCCGGGCGGGTTGGAAAGGAAGAGCACCGGGTCGCCGGCGGATTGGAAGGCGACGCCCTGATGCCGGGTGGGGAGAGGGCCGGCGCCCCAGAGGCGGCTGTAGAGCGCCTGCACGTTGACTTTGCCCGACCAGACGGCCGATGACAGCACGACAAAATCGGGCAGGTCCTTGTTCAGCGTGCCGAGGCCGTAGCTCAGCCAGGCGCCCATGCTGGGGCGGCCGGGCATTTCGGCCCCGGTGCAGAAGAAGGTCTTGGCGGGGTCGTGGTTGATCGCGCCGGTGTGCGTGGACTTGATGAGACACAGATCGTCCGCGCAGGTGGAGAGGTGGGGCAGGAGCTCGCTCATCACCAGGCCGCTCTGACCCTGCGGCGCGAACTTGAAGATGGACGCGCAGATCACCTGGTCATTGCCGCGGGTCATCGCCGTCACACGCTGCCCCCGGCTGATCTCCTTCGGCAGGGGCTGGCCGTGGAGCTTCTCCAGATCCGGTTTGTAGTCGAAGAGGTCCAGCTGGCTGGGGCCGCCCGCCATAAACAAGAAGATGACCCGCTTCGCCCGCGGGGTGAAATGGGCGTTCTCCGGTCGCGCGGCGGCGGCCCCCGGCCCGAGGGAGCCCAGCGCCAGTGCGCCGAGCCCCATGCTCGCGCGGGTGATGAACTGGCGTCGGTTCATGGTGTCGCAGAAGCGTTGGAATGATTCGTGGCTCATCGTCTTACCTTTGCGAGTTCCAGATTGAGCATGCTGTGGGCCATCATGGTCCAGGCGG contains:
- a CDS encoding right-handed parallel beta-helix repeat-containing protein, which produces MRTIARIAAVVLLAASPAPAAPATLHVAPWGSDAQDGSEVAPFRTIQRAADAIQPGQTCLIHGGRYRERVRLTQSGAPDMPIVFQAAPGEEVILDGTEPVDTPWTSADGRIFRTPLDETTDQVFFQGRAMMLSRWPNMTFQENWEDAKKWGRTGAGSARGLVMSPELAALGESLAGARLVIKLGKGNNAFSRAILEHEAGRPGLRWDDRDFYDNQRLTGEDGRTDRINTFGLENNRYYVFDHRALLDASEEWFYDDQAKELLFIPPVGEAPAPGAVHVKRRAEGFTGDGVEHVEIRGITFFGCTATFTRARRASIDACRFLYPYELLSMRDNPQVKEDQRPVTVRGEHCLLRACLVQYAPGTSIHVSGRANRIENGIVTEGSRHGRHGDPNVVLEYDRRPAAGAGDDAARWAYSTEEGNTIARCTIFNGSGVGIYLFGPGPGTAAYNHLFNLGRYCTDVSALYIPKGANRAWTGFHHNWIHDINGIGLRCDQDGEQVLIHHNVVWNCKAGGKANGYDFRIFHNTIFVNNPDHPLLLVKQKQVEVVSDWPVQNNAVYRLADRLDLREYRAMSDEQKAARDYVVDVPESPAIHHNHRIPSGGEAALFVSPDEDAPDLRPAPGGPLIDGGAPIPGVNNGFQGAAPDIGAYEHGGEYWVPGADWWPDGQAPPRTMAEATTRAHAMTGEGRLYREAREAYGEQ
- a CDS encoding DUF1501 domain-containing protein is translated as MSHESFQRFCDTMNRRQFITRASMGLGALALGSLGPGAAAARPENAHFTPRAKRVIFLFMAGGPSQLDLFDYKPDLEKLHGQPLPKEISRGQRVTAMTRGNDQVICASIFKFAPQGQSGLVMSELLPHLSTCADDLCLIKSTHTGAINHDPAKTFFCTGAEMPGRPSMGAWLSYGLGTLNKDLPDFVVLSSAVWSGKVNVQALYSRLWGAGPLPTRHQGVAFQSAGDPVLFLSNPPGVTREARRKMLDFVAKVNAEQEAVTGDPETRTSIAQQEMAFRMQLSVPELTDLSDESPATMAMYGPEVDTVGSFARNCLLARRMAERDVRFVQLFHRGWDHHTRLPENIRGQARDVDQPIAGLLQDLKQRGLLDDTLVVFAGEFGRTTYAQGMKENDRTDYGRDHHPRCFTTWMAGGGIKGGISHGETDDFCYNIVKDPVHVRDLHATMLHQLGVDHNKLSFPFQGLDQRLTGVEPAYPIKAILA
- a CDS encoding zinc-dependent alcohol dehydrogenase family protein, with product MKAIVLKSFGGPESFELCDVPKPVPGAGQVLVRVHATSINPLDFQIRRGDYPDLVQLPAITGHDVSGVVEEVGPGVNAFSPGDEVWYTPQIFDGPGSYAEYHVAGESIVGKKPPTLSHLEAASLTLVGGTVWEALVVRAALRVGESILVHGGAGGVGHVAIQLAKAMGARVFTTVSEAKFEFAQSLGADVLIDYKREDYVDAVMRETGGRGVDVVFDTIGGDTLSRSPDTLAQLGRVVSIVDTAQPQNVIQAWGKNASYHFVFTRQNRGKLDELSALIERGQMKPHIGAIYPLSDIPLAHARLETPNNGIQGKIAIAVDRRLCESME